In Chryseobacterium salivictor, the DNA window ATTTGAGTTGATATTCTCGGTCCTTTTGTAGAGATCGGTTCTTTGGTGATCTGTAGAATAACGCTGTCGTCTTTAGCCAGAACTTTATCGATGGTTCCGTTTTTATGAATCTCTTTTTGAATTTCGAAATTCTTTAAGGACGAATTGTGTTGTCTTTTGGAAACAGTGTCTTGTAGAAATTTTTTGTAAGTAAGAAATTGTGGACCTAAATCCTGATAATGCAAGAAGGCATCTTTCTCATAACCAATGCTTACGAAGGCAGCATTTAAATTGGGTGCAAGTTTTTTTACTTTACCGATAAATAAATCGCCGACCACGAATTCGCTTTTGTCCTCCTGTTCGTGGAGCTCAAAAAGCCGTCCGTCTTCCAGCAAGGCAATCTTCGATTGCTCGCCTTCATGTGATATAATCAGTTCTTTCTTCATTCTGTTGATAAGGGATTAAAATATTAAGGGTCTTAGAAATTCTGAAAAAATCAATTCTAATTGCTCAATTTTTTAATAGTTTCTTGGTTTTGTTTTATCAAATTTGGCGAAATGTCATCCTTATGATATAAACAAAAATATAGCCGGTGTAATTTTAAATAGATAAAAACACCAACTATATTGTTATATTGTAAATCGCAAAGAGATTATTTTTTCTTGTGTCTGTTTGCTCTTCTTCTTTTCTTTCTTTTGTGGGTCGCAACCTTATGTCTCTTTCTTTTCTTTCCGCTTGGCATAATTTAAATTTTTTTGTTTGTAACTTATATTTATTATTTAGTTTATTACTTAACTGGAACTTTCGTTTTGATTTTCTCTACGAACGTTTTCGAAGGTTTAAAGGCTGGGATATTATGAGCAGGAATTTCAATAGCGGTGTTTTTCGAGATGTTTCTTCCTGTTTTTGCTGCTCTGGTTTTAATAATAAATGAACCAAATCCTCTTAGATACACATTATCTCCGTTATACATTGATGTTCTGATCTCCTGCATAAAAGCTTCAATAACTTTCTGGGTTTCATTCTTTTCAGTTCCCAATTTATTTGAGATGGTGTTTACCAATTCTGCCTTTGTCATTTCCTTTTTTTATTTATATTTTTGGTGTGCAAATATAATAAGAATTTTTGAAAACAAAAAAACAAAATGCTGATTTTCTTCATGTTGGTAGGAAATTGCTAGATTGGTACAAAATCCATGGCAGAGAGTTGCCCTTTAGAAAAACCAATGATCCCTATAAGATTTGGATTTGCGAAATTATTTTTCAGCAAACCCGGATAGAACAGGGGCTTAACCATTACCGAAATTTTATTGAAAGATTTCCCGATGTTCAAACCTTAGCCGAGGCAGAAACTGATGAAGTTTTGCTCTATTGGAAAGGCCTCGGATATTATTCCAGAGCCTTGAATCTGCATAAAGCATCTCTGCAGATCATTAATGATTTTAATGGAGTTTTTCCTGTTGATTACGACCATATTTTGCAGTTGAAAGGAATCGGGAAGTACACTGCAGCAGCCATTTCAAGCATTTGTTTCGGAAAAAAAAATGCTGCTGTTGACGGTAATTTCTACCGCGTTTTATCCCGATTGTTTGCCGATGATTTTGATATTTCAAACTCCAAAGCCTTTGATTATTTTTCTGAACTGGCTTTAAAGATGATGCCCGAAAATGAAGCGGGACATTTCAATGAAGCCATGATGGACTTGGGTTCCGAAATCTGTAAACCCAAAAATCCGAAGTGTGAATCCTGTCCTTTAAATAAAGACTGTATCGCTTTTAATTTAGGAAAGATTTCCGGTTTTCCCGTAAAGACCAAAAAAGTGAAACCAACTGATTTGGACCTGTATTATTCATTTGTGGAATATAACGGTCAGTTTTTGGTACGACAGAGAAAAGACGATTTTATCTGGAAAAAACTTTTTGAATTTCCTGTTGAAATTCCGGCAGACTGGCAGCTGTTCGTCGTTAAGCAGAAAACCATTGCTCATAAACTGACGCATAAAAATTTATCGATTCAGATGAGTCATGTTGTACTGGAGTCGCAGGATATTTTCACCGAATTTGCTCACGGGAACGGCTTTTCGATCATAACCTATGAAGAATCGCACCAGAAATCCTTCCCGAAACCGCTGGAAAATTATCTGAAAGATTATTATGAAAACAAATCTTTAATGCGCTGAACTCTTTAACCAGAGCTTATGTTCTTTTTGCTGAGACGGATTCAACAATTTTCTTTAAACTGCTTTAAGGACAAATAATAAAACCTTTAAACTTTACAGATAATCATTCGTGAATTCGTGGCATTCATAAGCCTGTTTTTTCTTTATTAAAAATTTAAAACTAATTCGTATTTTTGCGCAATGTTTAAAAAACTCATTTTCACTTTTTTAGGATTTATTTTGCTTTCCTGTTCAAAAGAAGCACTGCCAAAACCTTCTGGTGAACTTCGTTTAGAATATCCCGCCCCGAAATATCAAAGTTTCACTTCCCCGTGCAATTTTACTTTTGAGTACTCGGATTTTGCCAAAGTTAGAGCGGCGAAAAATCCGTGCTGGTATTATATCGAATATCCGAAAATGAAAGCAAAAGTTTTTATCACCTATTTTCCCATTAAAAATGATTTTGATCTTCATGTAAAAGAATCGGAGAAAATGGTGTACGAACATACCATCAAAGCGAGTTCAATTGACACGAAATCATTTAGTTTTCCTGAACGGAAAGTGTTTGGTAATTTCTATGAACTGAAAGGTCAAAGTGCCTCGAATCTGCAGTTTTTTGTGACCGATTCTACACGCCATTATGTGACCGCAAATCTCTATTTCAATTCAAGACCTAAGCCCGATTCATTGGCGCCGGCGGTAGAATATATTAAAAAAGACATGCTCCATTTAATCGAAACCTTTGAATGGAAAAAGTAATCATGAATAATGGGCAATAAGCAATTATTAATGTGCAATGAGTACTATTTTAAAGTAAGGTATTTTTTAATAAAACGGAGTTGATTCATAAAGTGACGATATAAGAAAGGATAAAGTAATCCAGTTAAAAATAAAACAAATTAGATGATATCTTTTATAAGGTAGATTTTATAAAAAAATAAAACAAATTTAAATATGAAATTATTAGTTGTTGGTTCAGTGGCTTTCGATGCGATTGAAACACCTTTCGGAAAAACAGATAAAATTTTGGGTGGCGCTGCAACCTATATCAGTATTGCTTCTTCGGTTTTAGGCGTGGAATCTGGAATTGTTTCCGTTGTTGGCGGCGATTTTCCACAGACCGATTTAGATATGCTTTCCGGAAGAGGGGTGAATATCGAAGGAATTGAAATTATCAAAGAAGGGAAAACTTTTTTCTGGAGCGGCAAATACCACAACGATCTGAATTCAAGAGATACTTTGGTTACCGAAGTAAACGTTTTGGAAAACTTCGATCCGAAAATTCCTGAATCAATGCAGGATGCCGAGATTTTATTATTGGGGAATCTTCATCCTGGCGTTCAGCTTTCTGTGTTGGAAAAAATGCACAACCGTCCGAAACTGGTTATTTTAGATACCATGAATTTCTGGATGGATTCTGCTCTGGATATTTTAATGCAGATGATTGCGAAAACCGATGTAATCTCTATTAATGATGAAGAAGCAAGACAGCTTTCCGGTGAATATTCGCTGGTAAAAGCGGCTCAGAAAATCCATGCGATGGGACCGCAATTCGTGATCATCAAAAAAGGAGAACACGGTGCGCTGTTATTCCACGAAGGAAAAATCTTTGCCATTCCGGCATTGCCTTTAGAAGAAGTTTATGATCCAACCGGAGCGGGAGACACTTTTGCCGGAGGTTTTGCTTCTTATTTAGCGAAGAAAGAAGATTTCTCCTTTGAAACCATGAAATCTGCCCTGATCGTAGGTTCTGCCATGGCTTCCTTCACGGTGGAAAAATTCGGCACTCAGCGTTTAGAAGAAGTTACAGAAACGGAAATGATTGAAAGAATCAACAGTTTTAAAGAATTAACTACTTTTGAAGTAAACGTTTAACTTTCCACGGATTAAAGAATCAGAATTCCGGGAACAACTACATTTCTTCTCGGAATGATAAATTTAAAATTGGATTAATCTTCAAAAAAAATGACAGATAAAAATATGAGAAAAATAGTCGGTGTATTGATGATGATGGTTTTCGGCGGTGGAATTTCTGCACAATATATGATGGTGGGCAAAGACAGTATTTCGCTGGCTCAGTTCAAGAAAGAAAATTTATACGGTTTAGAAAATGCCGGTGTGGCCAATACCATTAATTCTATACAGAATTTCTACCTGTTTCAGCAATTTGCAGCCGAGAAAAAAGCAGATACCTTGACTTATTTCCGTGAAAGAATGTCGGAAAAAGAAGCGGAGTTGAGAAGTAAATATTTTTTTCCGTCACAGGTGATCGATCCGGTTTTAAATGATTTTGTTAAAGATAATCAGACAGAAAAAGAAGTTCAGGTTTTCATCTTAGAAAAAACGGAAGGCGATAAAACAGATTATCAGCAGGTTTATAACGATGTGAAATCCGGTAAACTGACCATCGAAGAAGCCATCTCAAAATACACAAAAGCGAATCCCAAACCAATTTATATTAAGCCGGGAAGTCTTGATAATCAAATGTATGCAGAGATTAAAACTTCGCCGAATAATACACTGACCAAATTTTTCAACACTCCTTCCTATATAGGTTTTGCCAAAGTTCTGAATTCCAGACCAAGTTTGGGTTACATGATTTTTGGAACGATCTCTTTTCCTAAAGATGCCAGTTCTGATTCGGTAAAAGATAAAATTTACCGGGATTTGAAAGAAGGAAAAACCTTTCAGGACGTGGCAAAATTGTATGGTGCCAATGAACATGAGAAAGATAACGGTGGCGTAATCATGGGGTCACCAACTTTGCCGGACGAAGTTTATGAACTGTTCAAAGGAAAAAAAGCGGGATATTACACGCCGGAACCTTTGCTTTTTGGCGACAGTTATTTTGTTTTTAATATTTATAATGTTGAACCTTATGTTTTAACAGAAAAAAACAGAGCATTCTTTCTGAGAGAGATGAACAGCACGCTTTATGCTGAAATTTTACAGGACAGGATGACGGCTTACCTGAAAACAGATCCTTCTTATAAAGAATTTCCGGCTTTTCAGAACATCAAAAAATCGTATCAGAATTTAGTGGCGGCAAAAGACAGCGAACTTCTTTATCAGTATAAAAATGAAAAAGTAACCGCCGGATTTATCAAAGAACTTGTTGGCGACAAAAAAGACGATGCTGCAAAACTATCACCTGCAGTGTGGGCAGAAGCTCTTAATAATATCAATTCCCAGGATGTTCTGAAAATTTACAGTCAGAACTTTACCAATCTTAAAAATGTAAAAGAGGAACTGGAAGCCAGTAAAAAATCACTTTACTCGGACTATATTTTCTCCAGATATTTGACTGAAGAAATTGCAAAACACCCGGAATGGCTTACCGAATATTACAACCAGCACAAGTCCAAATACTTTTGGGGGGAAAGAGCAGAAGGTAGAGTTGCCATCTTCGGTGATGCAAAACTGACCAAAGATATTTCTAAAGAAATAAAAGATGTGAAGGCTTGGGAGTTTTTAAAAGGGAAATTCGCCGGAAAACTCAATGACAAAAAACAGGTCCTGGTGAATTTTGAAAAAGGCGAAATGTCGAAAGAAGCTGATGTCTTTACCAAATACAATGTTCCTTTTAAAACAGGCGTTCACACCACCAAAATGGGAGATAAATCTTTGGTGATCGCCATTGATAAAATACTTCCTCCGTCCCAGATGACTCAAGAAGAAGCAGCGGAAGAACTGAAAGATGCGGTGACTGAAAAAAAGCTCAATGAAATCATCGCTGAACAGAAAGCAAAAACTAAAATTGTGGTTCAACCCGAATTCCTTAAGGATTTAGAAAAGAATTTTAAGAAATAATTATAATAAAACATGCAGGTTATTTCGTTTAGAATGATAATTTTGCAAATCGATAAAAAATAGATATGAACAAAAATGTAAAATTCACCCTGCTTTTTAGCTTAATGCTTGTGTTTTTCGGGACTCTCAACAAAGCGCAGACGCATTTGAAAAAAGGCGATATGATTGACGGGATCGCGGTAGTCGTAGGGGATGAAATTATTTTAGAATCAGATATAGAAGAGCAGGCCAACTTTGCAAAACAGCAGGGCGCCAGTGTTGCAAACAAATGCGAATTTGTGGAAAGCATCATCAACAATAAACTTTTGATCTATGAAGCCAAAAGAGATACGTTGATAGAAAACCGCTCGGCAGCCATCAAAGACCAGGCAAACCAAAAATACGCGCAGATCTTAGGACAGTTTCCGGATGAGAAAACAATGCTGTCAACCTATAAGTTCCGTACCTCTTACGAGATGAAAAATGCCATCGAAAAGATTGATGCAGACAACTATTACGGGCAGATGAAGTTCGGCAGAATTACTGATAAAGCAGACGTTACTCCCAATGAAGTAACCGATTTTTTCAATACTTTTCAATACCAGCTTCCGGAGGTGAAAGATGAAGTCTCGCTTTCCCAGATTGTCATGTATCCCAAACTGACCGATGCCCATAAAGATGAAATCATTGCACGACTCAATAAAATAAAACAGGATATTTTAGCAGGCGAATCATTTGAAAGCCAGGCGAGAATCTATTCAGACGATCCGGGATCTGCCGCAAAAGGCGGATTGTACACCAATATTGCAAAAGGCAAAATGGTAAAACCCTTCGAAGCAGCAGCACTGAATCTGCAGGAAGGAGAAATGTCTGATCCCGTAGAATCCGATTTTGGATACCACCTCATTCAACTGGTAAAGAAAAGTGGAAAGCAGTACGAT includes these proteins:
- the mutY gene encoding A/G-specific adenine glycosylase → MKTKKQNADFLHVGRKLLDWYKIHGRELPFRKTNDPYKIWICEIIFQQTRIEQGLNHYRNFIERFPDVQTLAEAETDEVLLYWKGLGYYSRALNLHKASLQIINDFNGVFPVDYDHILQLKGIGKYTAAAISSICFGKKNAAVDGNFYRVLSRLFADDFDISNSKAFDYFSELALKMMPENEAGHFNEAMMDLGSEICKPKNPKCESCPLNKDCIAFNLGKISGFPVKTKKVKPTDLDLYYSFVEYNGQFLVRQRKDDFIWKKLFEFPVEIPADWQLFVVKQKTIAHKLTHKNLSIQMSHVVLESQDIFTEFAHGNGFSIITYEESHQKSFPKPLENYLKDYYENKSLMR
- a CDS encoding peptidylprolyl isomerase; protein product: MNKNVKFTLLFSLMLVFFGTLNKAQTHLKKGDMIDGIAVVVGDEIILESDIEEQANFAKQQGASVANKCEFVESIINNKLLIYEAKRDTLIENRSAAIKDQANQKYAQILGQFPDEKTMLSTYKFRTSYEMKNAIEKIDADNYYGQMKFGRITDKADVTPNEVTDFFNTFQYQLPEVKDEVSLSQIVMYPKLTDAHKDEIIARLNKIKQDILAGESFESQARIYSDDPGSAAKGGLYTNIAKGKMVKPFEAAALNLQEGEMSDPVESDFGYHLIQLVKKSGKQYDARHILLKAEPNAEEIQTAKKELDSIRTLIIDGKMSFKDAAYRFSDDKQTKFNAGIISGQDGSDKIEKLNLPPTISYQIAGHNKGDITDVFEDTAQQDRKTVAIIKIDDVIAAHKLDITTDYNRIKQMALNKKKNEMVEKWVKEKLPNVFISINDRYKDCTFKTDWRKTVTK
- the gldD gene encoding gliding motility lipoprotein GldD codes for the protein MFKKLIFTFLGFILLSCSKEALPKPSGELRLEYPAPKYQSFTSPCNFTFEYSDFAKVRAAKNPCWYYIEYPKMKAKVFITYFPIKNDFDLHVKESEKMVYEHTIKASSIDTKSFSFPERKVFGNFYELKGQSASNLQFFVTDSTRHYVTANLYFNSRPKPDSLAPAVEYIKKDMLHLIETFEWKK
- a CDS encoding peptidylprolyl isomerase, which translates into the protein MRKIVGVLMMMVFGGGISAQYMMVGKDSISLAQFKKENLYGLENAGVANTINSIQNFYLFQQFAAEKKADTLTYFRERMSEKEAELRSKYFFPSQVIDPVLNDFVKDNQTEKEVQVFILEKTEGDKTDYQQVYNDVKSGKLTIEEAISKYTKANPKPIYIKPGSLDNQMYAEIKTSPNNTLTKFFNTPSYIGFAKVLNSRPSLGYMIFGTISFPKDASSDSVKDKIYRDLKEGKTFQDVAKLYGANEHEKDNGGVIMGSPTLPDEVYELFKGKKAGYYTPEPLLFGDSYFVFNIYNVEPYVLTEKNRAFFLREMNSTLYAEILQDRMTAYLKTDPSYKEFPAFQNIKKSYQNLVAAKDSELLYQYKNEKVTAGFIKELVGDKKDDAAKLSPAVWAEALNNINSQDVLKIYSQNFTNLKNVKEELEASKKSLYSDYIFSRYLTEEIAKHPEWLTEYYNQHKSKYFWGERAEGRVAIFGDAKLTKDISKEIKDVKAWEFLKGKFAGKLNDKKQVLVNFEKGEMSKEADVFTKYNVPFKTGVHTTKMGDKSLVIAIDKILPPSQMTQEEAAEELKDAVTEKKLNEIIAEQKAKTKIVVQPEFLKDLEKNFKK
- a CDS encoding HU family DNA-binding protein gives rise to the protein MTKAELVNTISNKLGTEKNETQKVIEAFMQEIRTSMYNGDNVYLRGFGSFIIKTRAAKTGRNISKNTAIEIPAHNIPAFKPSKTFVEKIKTKVPVK
- a CDS encoding PfkB family carbohydrate kinase, which codes for MKLLVVGSVAFDAIETPFGKTDKILGGAATYISIASSVLGVESGIVSVVGGDFPQTDLDMLSGRGVNIEGIEIIKEGKTFFWSGKYHNDLNSRDTLVTEVNVLENFDPKIPESMQDAEILLLGNLHPGVQLSVLEKMHNRPKLVILDTMNFWMDSALDILMQMIAKTDVISINDEEARQLSGEYSLVKAAQKIHAMGPQFVIIKKGEHGALLFHEGKIFAIPALPLEEVYDPTGAGDTFAGGFASYLAKKEDFSFETMKSALIVGSAMASFTVEKFGTQRLEEVTETEMIERINSFKELTTFEVNV